The Vibrio sp. SNU_ST1 genome has a segment encoding these proteins:
- the pgl gene encoding 6-phosphogluconolactonase, which produces MINHKIFATPELVVENLANEMKAYSEQGKPVHISLSGGSTPKMLFKLLAEAPYAEGIQWNNLHFWWGDERCVAPDDAESNFGEANTLLFSNVNLPAENIHRIRGEDEPKAEAERFAKEMADVIPTENGTPVFDWILLGVGADGHTASLFPGVTDYQDENLSVLASHPESGQIRVSKTAKVLEAAKRISYLVLGAGKVEIVKEIHTTPASELPYPAAKIQSKTGETEWFLDSNAASAIA; this is translated from the coding sequence ATGATCAATCACAAGATCTTTGCAACGCCTGAACTGGTCGTTGAAAACCTAGCAAACGAAATGAAAGCATACAGCGAGCAGGGCAAACCTGTGCACATTTCATTGTCGGGTGGCAGCACGCCAAAAATGCTTTTCAAGCTTTTAGCGGAGGCACCATACGCGGAAGGTATTCAATGGAATAACCTTCATTTCTGGTGGGGCGACGAACGTTGCGTGGCACCTGATGACGCTGAAAGCAATTTCGGTGAAGCGAATACGTTACTTTTCTCAAACGTAAACCTTCCTGCAGAGAACATCCACCGCATCCGTGGTGAAGATGAGCCTAAAGCAGAAGCAGAGCGTTTTGCAAAAGAGATGGCAGACGTGATTCCAACAGAAAACGGCACGCCTGTATTCGATTGGATCCTGCTAGGTGTTGGTGCAGACGGCCACACAGCTTCACTGTTCCCGGGTGTAACTGACTACCAAGATGAGAACCTATCTGTATTAGCTTCTCACCCAGAGTCGGGCCAGATCCGTGTTTCTAAAACAGCGAAAGTTTTGGAAGCAGCGAAACGAATCAGCTACCTAGTACTGGGTGCAGGTAAAGTTGAGATCGTTAAAGAAATTCATACAACTCCTGCTTCAGAACTGCCTTACCCGGCAGCGAAAATCCAGTCTAAAACTGGCGAAACAGAGTGGTTCCTAGATTCAAATGCAGCAAGTGCTATCGCATAA
- the gnd gene encoding decarboxylating NADP(+)-dependent phosphogluconate dehydrogenase, whose amino-acid sequence MKGDIGVIGLAVMGQNLILNMNDHGFKVVAHNRTAAKVDEFLEGPAKGTNIVGAYSLEELVEKLEAPRKVMLMVRAGDVVDTFIDKLVPLLDKGDIIIDGGNTNFPDTNRRVAALREKGIHFIGTGVSGGEEGARFGPSIMPGGSPEAWEAVKPIFQGISAKTDAGEPCCDWVGNDGAGHFVKMVHNGIEYGDMQLITEAYQFMKDGLGMNHDEMQAVFADWNKTELDSYLVEITADILGYKDEDGEALVEKILDTAGQKGTGKWTGINALDMGIPLTLITESVFSRCLSALKDQRVEAEKLFGKTVAPVEGDKQEWVDAIRQALLASKIISYAQGFMLMREASNENGWDLNYGNVALMWRGGCIIRSAFLGNIRDAYEANPEIAFLGSDAYFKGILDNCMGAWRKVAAKSMESGIPMPCMTSALTFLDGYTTARLPANLLQAQRDYFGAHTYERTDRPRGEFFHTNWTGTGGDTASTTYDV is encoded by the coding sequence ATGAAAGGTGATATCGGTGTAATTGGCCTAGCAGTAATGGGTCAGAACCTTATCCTAAACATGAACGACCACGGCTTCAAAGTTGTGGCTCACAACCGTACTGCTGCGAAAGTAGACGAGTTCCTAGAAGGCCCAGCTAAGGGTACTAACATTGTTGGTGCTTACTCTCTAGAAGAGCTAGTTGAGAAGCTAGAAGCACCACGTAAAGTGATGCTTATGGTTCGTGCTGGTGACGTTGTAGACACGTTCATCGACAAGCTTGTACCACTTCTAGACAAAGGCGACATCATCATTGATGGTGGTAACACTAACTTCCCAGACACTAACCGTCGTGTTGCTGCTCTTCGTGAGAAAGGCATCCACTTCATCGGTACGGGTGTTTCTGGTGGTGAAGAAGGCGCTCGTTTCGGTCCTTCTATCATGCCAGGCGGTTCTCCTGAAGCTTGGGAAGCGGTTAAGCCTATCTTCCAAGGTATCTCTGCGAAAACTGACGCGGGTGAGCCTTGTTGTGATTGGGTTGGTAACGACGGTGCTGGTCACTTCGTTAAGATGGTTCACAATGGCATTGAATACGGTGACATGCAGCTTATCACTGAAGCATACCAGTTCATGAAAGATGGTCTAGGTATGAACCACGACGAAATGCAGGCTGTATTTGCTGACTGGAACAAAACTGAACTAGACAGCTACCTAGTAGAAATCACGGCTGACATCCTTGGCTACAAAGATGAAGACGGTGAAGCGCTAGTTGAGAAGATCCTAGACACTGCTGGCCAAAAAGGTACAGGCAAATGGACAGGTATCAACGCACTAGACATGGGTATCCCACTGACTCTAATCACTGAATCTGTATTCTCTCGTTGCCTGTCAGCACTTAAAGATCAACGTGTTGAAGCTGAGAAACTGTTCGGCAAGACTGTTGCTCCAGTTGAAGGCGACAAGCAAGAGTGGGTTGATGCAATCCGTCAGGCTCTACTTGCTTCTAAGATCATCTCTTACGCTCAAGGTTTCATGCTAATGCGTGAAGCGTCGAACGAAAACGGCTGGGATCTAAACTACGGTAACGTTGCACTTATGTGGCGTGGCGGTTGTATCATCCGTTCTGCATTCCTAGGCAACATTCGTGATGCTTACGAGGCGAACCCAGAGATCGCATTCCTAGGTTCAGATGCATACTTCAAAGGCATTCTAGACAACTGCATGGGCGCTTGGCGTAAAGTTGCAGCTAAGTCTATGGAATCAGGCATTCCAATGCCATGTATGACTTCTGCACTAACGTTCCTAGATGGCTACACTACAGCTCGTCTTCCAGCGAACCTTCTGCAAGCTCAACGTGACTACTTCGGTGCTCACACTTATGAGCGTACTGACCGTCCACGTGGTGAATTCTTCCATACAAACTGGACTGGTACAGGCGGCGACACTGCTTCTACAACTTACGACGTATAA
- a CDS encoding HD-GYP domain-containing protein: MALTMFDYSQISRVAAQDKDIIAIVDDLFRLAREHYPILSRLSVVLCSENRASNYFVSDTLCQEAQHRYIEQELKPESALSRMAESLDTRIINDLTTISPTKQISHLLELGHQSSYTTPIHHQESNLGFVFINASSTGFFANQHIQCDIAYLTQVISSLFVQWFERQRHFQSSLAIALNMGHARDPETKEHLIRMGKYSEQIARTLSHTRREITHQFIHRIRLYAPFHDIGKYRIPDKVLFSSARFNEEERAIMNNHTLYGEEMINDVVALSCHSSMCSDEIQFIKNIVRHHHERFDGTGLPDALSNTSIPLEARIVTLADVFDALMSKRAYKHAWTLDEVMEYIEAHNGSMFDPECVEALKQNLDDFMAIREQYNDDAQPHVMTA, encoded by the coding sequence TTGGCTTTGACCATGTTTGACTACTCCCAAATCAGCAGAGTAGCCGCCCAAGATAAAGATATTATCGCCATCGTTGATGATCTTTTTCGGCTAGCTCGCGAACATTACCCCATATTATCTCGGCTTTCAGTCGTGCTGTGCAGTGAAAACAGAGCATCAAATTACTTTGTTTCGGACACGCTCTGCCAAGAAGCGCAACACCGCTATATCGAACAAGAACTTAAGCCAGAATCGGCTTTATCTCGAATGGCAGAATCTTTAGATACTCGAATCATCAACGACCTCACCACGATAAGCCCGACCAAACAAATATCTCACCTACTCGAACTCGGCCACCAAAGCAGTTACACAACGCCTATTCATCATCAAGAAAGTAATCTTGGGTTTGTGTTTATCAATGCTTCATCAACGGGATTTTTTGCGAACCAGCATATTCAATGTGATATCGCCTATCTCACTCAAGTAATCTCCAGTCTTTTCGTCCAATGGTTTGAACGCCAGCGTCACTTTCAATCCTCTTTAGCGATCGCTTTAAATATGGGTCATGCTCGAGATCCCGAAACCAAAGAACACCTGATTCGAATGGGTAAATACAGTGAACAAATTGCTCGCACTCTGTCGCACACCAGAAGGGAAATTACACACCAATTCATTCATCGAATTCGGCTGTACGCACCCTTTCACGACATAGGAAAATATCGAATTCCAGATAAGGTGTTATTCAGTAGCGCGCGCTTTAATGAAGAAGAAAGAGCCATCATGAACAATCACACTTTATACGGTGAAGAAATGATCAATGACGTGGTTGCTCTATCGTGCCATAGCTCTATGTGTTCTGACGAAATACAGTTCATAAAGAATATCGTGCGTCATCATCATGAACGGTTTGATGGCACAGGGTTACCCGATGCTTTGAGTAACACATCGATACCGCTCGAAGCACGCATCGTGACGTTAGCCGATGTGTTTGATGCACTGATGAGTAAAAGAGCCTACAAGCACGCGTGGACACTCGATGAAGTGATGGAATACATTGAAGCGCACAACGGTTCAATGTTCGACCCAGAATGTGTTGAGGCCCTTAAACAGAACCTAGACGACTTTATGGCAATTCGGGAGCAATACAACGACGATGCTCAACCACATGTAATGACGGCTTAA
- a CDS encoding VF530 family DNA-binding protein, translating to MTEEERIELQQNNPLHGLKLDTMITELVDHYGWEILDAAMRMNCFNTKPTVASAVKYLKKTEWAREKVENFYLYRFKRMPKASDIEYQMPPRSRTFRHGLEPREPMELTVESIHASQAKAASAFKERRGGNGRNFRR from the coding sequence ATGACTGAAGAAGAAAGAATCGAACTGCAACAAAACAACCCTCTGCATGGCTTAAAACTAGACACCATGATCACTGAATTAGTGGATCATTACGGTTGGGAAATTTTGGACGCAGCAATGCGCATGAACTGCTTTAACACAAAGCCAACCGTTGCAAGTGCCGTTAAATATTTGAAAAAAACAGAGTGGGCTCGTGAAAAGGTTGAAAACTTCTACCTTTACCGTTTTAAGCGTATGCCTAAAGCGTCGGACATCGAATACCAGATGCCTCCGCGTTCGCGTACATTCCGTCACGGATTAGAGCCTCGTGAACCAATGGAATTGACGGTAGAGTCTATCCACGCTTCACAAGCTAAAGCTGCATCTGCATTTAAAGAGCGCCGCGGCGGCAACGGTCGTAATTTTCGTCGCTAG
- a CDS encoding sulfite exporter TauE/SafE family protein: MDWLILFLSGVIGGVLNSIAGGGSFITFPALLFTGVPPIAANATNTFASCAGYISGAYALRHEIQSGTKQLKLTIGLCVIGGGIGAFLLLHTPEALFTQSVPWLLLFAALLFTFGGTLNKWLKKVTAKHKHATSAGAFFSAVLLLIVCVYGGYFNAGLGIVTLSYLALAGYTNINVMNGIKLLVSACASLAAIVFFVVNGSIDWLSGMAVLFGTLVGGYYSAKISRRIPQQYVRTTVIIASFLITAYFFYTN, encoded by the coding sequence ATGGATTGGTTGATTCTATTCTTATCGGGAGTAATTGGCGGTGTACTTAACTCCATTGCGGGTGGTGGTAGCTTCATCACCTTCCCTGCTCTTTTGTTCACTGGAGTTCCACCTATCGCAGCTAATGCGACCAATACCTTTGCTTCATGCGCAGGCTATATCAGCGGAGCCTACGCTCTACGCCACGAAATTCAATCTGGTACTAAGCAACTAAAACTGACCATTGGTTTGTGTGTAATTGGTGGTGGCATCGGAGCATTTCTACTGCTGCACACACCAGAAGCGCTATTTACTCAATCCGTACCTTGGCTACTGCTATTCGCTGCTTTGCTTTTCACGTTTGGTGGCACACTCAATAAATGGCTAAAGAAAGTAACCGCTAAACATAAGCACGCCACCAGCGCAGGCGCGTTCTTTTCAGCCGTATTACTTTTGATCGTGTGTGTTTATGGTGGTTATTTTAATGCAGGCTTAGGCATTGTGACATTGAGTTATTTGGCACTGGCTGGGTATACCAATATCAACGTGATGAATGGCATCAAATTGTTGGTATCGGCATGCGCATCACTCGCGGCAATCGTGTTCTTTGTTGTAAATGGTTCGATAGATTGGCTGTCAGGTATGGCCGTTTTGTTTGGGACATTGGTCGGAGGTTACTATTCAGCAAAAATCTCTCGCCGCATCCCTCAACAATATGTCCGTACCACAGTGATCATCGCGAGCTTTTTGATCACCGCTTACTTTTTCTATACCAACTAG
- a CDS encoding tripartite tricarboxylate transporter permease, producing the protein MLDGILQGLSTAVMPMNIMMVIVGCFVGTFIGMLPGLGPISAIALMIPITYGLDPSSGLILMAGVYYGAVFGGSTSSILINAPGCSSTVVTAFDGYPMAQKGQAGKALALAAYSSFTGGTLSAIMLLIAAPALASVSLSFQSSDYFALMLLGLSAVAAFAGPGQVIKAWMMTILGLMLSTVGIDKGVGVERFTFGLTDLMDGFSFLLLAMATFALGETLMGILKPEQDTSTEESKKMSDIGSMKVTKEEFKEVAPVSIRSSILGFFTGVLPGAGATIAAFLSYGMERSLAPKDKQKEFGKGSIRGLVAPESANNAASSGSFVPLLTLGIPGSGTTAIMLGALIAYGIQPGPRLFVEHPDVFWSVIISMYFGNIVLVILNLPLIPYISKLLAVPRTVLLPMIIFFSITGVYLVSFNTMDVFVMLIVAMVAIALRLANFPLAPLLLGFILGGLMEENLRRALMISDGELSFLWERPITMTFTILAVLVLSSPILVKLFKSFRAKPVEV; encoded by the coding sequence ATGTTAGACGGAATTTTACAAGGACTTTCGACCGCTGTGATGCCAATGAACATCATGATGGTAATTGTGGGCTGTTTCGTTGGCACCTTCATCGGTATGCTTCCGGGGTTAGGTCCAATTTCAGCAATCGCATTAATGATCCCTATTACATACGGCCTAGACCCTTCTTCAGGCTTAATCCTGATGGCTGGTGTGTACTACGGTGCAGTATTTGGTGGCTCTACATCATCAATCTTAATCAATGCTCCGGGTTGTTCTTCAACGGTAGTAACCGCATTCGATGGCTACCCAATGGCACAAAAAGGACAAGCTGGTAAAGCACTTGCTCTCGCGGCTTACTCTTCTTTCACTGGCGGTACACTTTCAGCAATCATGCTTTTAATTGCGGCTCCGGCTCTAGCAAGTGTGTCATTGAGTTTCCAGTCTTCAGACTACTTTGCATTAATGTTATTAGGTTTATCAGCTGTAGCGGCGTTTGCGGGCCCAGGTCAAGTAATCAAGGCGTGGATGATGACCATTCTTGGTTTGATGCTATCGACAGTAGGTATCGACAAAGGCGTTGGCGTTGAGCGTTTCACGTTTGGCCTAACGGATCTGATGGATGGCTTCAGCTTCCTATTATTAGCGATGGCAACGTTCGCTTTAGGTGAGACCTTGATGGGTATTCTTAAGCCAGAGCAAGACACCAGCACAGAAGAAAGCAAAAAGATGTCAGACATTGGTAGCATGAAGGTCACCAAAGAAGAGTTCAAAGAAGTCGCGCCAGTTTCTATTCGCTCCTCTATTCTAGGTTTCTTTACCGGTGTTTTACCGGGCGCAGGTGCCACTATTGCGGCATTCCTAAGCTACGGCATGGAACGTAGCCTTGCACCAAAAGACAAACAGAAAGAGTTCGGTAAAGGCAGTATTCGTGGTCTTGTTGCACCTGAATCAGCAAATAATGCGGCATCAAGTGGTTCATTCGTACCGCTACTGACGCTTGGTATTCCCGGTTCTGGTACAACAGCAATCATGTTAGGTGCATTGATTGCTTACGGTATCCAGCCGGGTCCTCGCCTGTTCGTTGAACATCCAGATGTATTTTGGTCGGTAATTATCTCTATGTACTTTGGCAACATCGTGCTGGTTATCTTAAACCTACCGTTGATCCCTTACATCTCTAAACTGCTAGCAGTACCAAGAACGGTACTACTGCCAATGATTATCTTCTTCTCAATCACAGGCGTGTACTTGGTATCTTTCAATACGATGGATGTCTTTGTAATGCTCATTGTTGCTATGGTTGCGATTGCGTTGAGGTTAGCTAACTTCCCACTTGCCCCATTATTGCTTGGCTTTATCTTAGGTGGCTTGATGGAAGAGAACCTACGACGTGCACTGATGATCAGCGATGGGGAGCTCAGCTTCCTATGGGAACGCCCAATCACGATGACGTTTACTATCTTGGCAGTATTGGTTCTTTCAAGCCCGATTCTAGTTAAGCTGTTCAAGAGCTTTAGAGCAAAGCCTGTAGAAGTGTAA
- a CDS encoding tripartite tricarboxylate transporter TctB family protein, which yields MSDLPTKFLSKESLLSKDRLGAMIFMLACLCYGYQTTLIPLFPGDEYEPFTARTLPTLLTFIGIGLSLILLITGQPDKKVTCDTTPLNWKLLIGFLVLMALYGVGLTYLGFVLATSFFLLAGFYLLGERRKAVLFGASFPFVIAFFLLLTQGLDIYLEPGLIFTLW from the coding sequence ATGTCGGACTTACCAACCAAATTTCTGAGTAAGGAATCCCTGCTTTCTAAAGATCGCCTCGGCGCAATGATCTTTATGTTGGCGTGCTTATGCTATGGCTACCAAACCACGCTGATTCCTTTGTTTCCCGGTGACGAGTATGAACCGTTTACCGCAAGAACCTTACCTACTCTGTTGACGTTTATCGGCATTGGCCTTTCGTTGATCCTGCTGATAACAGGACAACCAGATAAGAAAGTAACATGCGACACAACGCCCCTGAACTGGAAACTGCTGATTGGCTTCTTAGTGTTAATGGCACTGTACGGTGTTGGGCTGACTTATCTTGGCTTTGTTTTAGCAACCAGTTTCTTCTTACTTGCGGGCTTTTATCTACTGGGTGAGCGTCGTAAAGCTGTTTTATTTGGCGCGTCGTTTCCTTTTGTTATCGCGTTCTTTCTTTTATTAACTCAAGGCTTAGATATCTACCTAGAGCCTGGTTTAATTTTCACTCTTTGGTAG
- a CDS encoding tripartite tricarboxylate transporter substrate binding protein: protein MFKALKPTLAASIIAATFSFNTFAADVEKIHFLIPGGAGGGWDMTARGTGDVLVKSDIVENVSFQNLSGGGGGKAIAHLIETAQRQEDTLMVNSTPIVVRSLTGIFPQSFRDLTPVAATIADYGAIVASADSKYNTWEDVVKEFESNPRKVKIAGGSARGSMDHLVVAAAFKGEGFDAKKVRYIAYDAGGKAMAALLSGETQLLSTGLGEVLEMSKSGQVKVLAVTAPKRLDAAPNIPTLTEYGNETVFANWRGFFAAPGTSQAKIDEWNVALGKMYKTDEWQVVRDRNGWIDNYKADKDFYAFLEDQEKQMGDLMRELGFLK from the coding sequence ATGTTCAAGGCACTGAAACCTACTCTTGCGGCTTCTATTATCGCAGCAACCTTTTCTTTCAACACTTTTGCTGCTGACGTAGAAAAAATCCACTTCCTAATCCCTGGCGGCGCTGGCGGCGGTTGGGATATGACAGCTCGTGGTACGGGTGATGTATTGGTGAAATCAGACATCGTAGAAAATGTCTCTTTCCAAAACCTTTCTGGTGGTGGCGGCGGTAAAGCGATCGCTCACCTAATCGAGACGGCTCAACGCCAAGAAGACACGCTAATGGTGAACTCAACGCCTATCGTTGTTCGTTCACTAACGGGTATCTTCCCTCAATCTTTCCGAGATCTAACACCAGTTGCAGCAACTATTGCCGACTACGGCGCAATCGTCGCGTCTGCGGATTCTAAGTACAACACTTGGGAAGACGTCGTTAAAGAGTTCGAAAGTAACCCACGTAAAGTAAAAATTGCTGGCGGCTCAGCTCGTGGCAGCATGGACCACCTTGTAGTTGCTGCAGCGTTCAAAGGCGAAGGTTTTGATGCTAAAAAAGTACGTTACATTGCCTACGATGCTGGCGGTAAAGCGATGGCAGCACTGCTTTCAGGCGAAACACAGCTGCTTTCTACTGGCCTTGGTGAAGTGCTAGAAATGTCTAAATCTGGCCAAGTAAAAGTGCTTGCTGTGACGGCGCCAAAGCGTCTTGACGCTGCACCTAATATCCCAACACTGACTGAGTACGGCAACGAAACTGTATTTGCCAACTGGCGTGGTTTCTTCGCAGCTCCAGGCACTAGCCAAGCAAAAATCGACGAGTGGAATGTAGCGCTGGGCAAAATGTACAAGACCGATGAATGGCAAGTAGTTCGTGACCGTAACGGTTGGATTGATAACTACAAAGCAGACAAAGATTTTTACGCGTTCCTAGAAGACCAAGAAAAACAAATGGGCGACCTTATGCGTGAGCTTGGTTTCTTGAAATAA